A window from Gossypium raimondii isolate GPD5lz chromosome 7, ASM2569854v1, whole genome shotgun sequence encodes these proteins:
- the LOC105799209 gene encoding uncharacterized protein LOC105799209 isoform X1, producing MEHLPQVDTFLLIVIPSGNINPNFNKPSKDGSREKIPLFLPSTGLIFVWFPRISTMTRGNQREKDRERAQSRSGNKGKAGSKDDGLTPEQRRERDAKALQEKAAKKAAQAAAGGNTAGGAGGSKNKK from the exons TTGACACTTTTCTATTAATTGTAATTCCTTCGGGAAATATAAATCCAAATTTCAACAAGCCGAGCAAAGACGGGAGTCGAGAAAAAATTCCTCTTTTCCTTCCGTCAACG GGCTTAATCTTTGTTTGGTTCCCGAGAATATCAACAATGACT CGCGGCAACCAGAGAGAAAAAGATAGAGAAAGGGCTCAATCCAGGTCAGGCAACAAAGGGAAAGCTGGTTCCAAGGACGATGGATTGACCCCTGAACAACGCCGTGAAAg AGATGCAAAGGCCTTACAAGAAAAGGCCGCGAAGAAGGCAGCGCAGGCGGCAGCTGGAGGTAACACTGCCGGCGGTGCTGGTGGAagtaaaaacaagaaataa
- the LOC105799209 gene encoding uncharacterized protein LOC105799209 isoform X2 yields the protein MTRGNQREKDRERAQSRSGNKGKAGSKDDGLTPEQRRERDAKALQEKAAKKAAQAAAGGNTAGGAGGSKNKK from the exons ATGACT CGCGGCAACCAGAGAGAAAAAGATAGAGAAAGGGCTCAATCCAGGTCAGGCAACAAAGGGAAAGCTGGTTCCAAGGACGATGGATTGACCCCTGAACAACGCCGTGAAAg AGATGCAAAGGCCTTACAAGAAAAGGCCGCGAAGAAGGCAGCGCAGGCGGCAGCTGGAGGTAACACTGCCGGCGGTGCTGGTGGAagtaaaaacaagaaataa